From the genome of Triticum aestivum cultivar Chinese Spring chromosome 3B, IWGSC CS RefSeq v2.1, whole genome shotgun sequence, one region includes:
- the LOC123071067 gene encoding uncharacterized protein isoform X2 yields the protein MAASDHPSEPRQAGRVDSPSRALCRGGGAEGRDRASRRGRLCRERQGGPKQVGGQIPRSPQAAALPRRRHGRLARLVQVSAGAPRPRSVGPWHWHHPNEIDGPSNQLPSSSSSSRRKRRRGNMEKDAVLVCMVLGFLGSVAVTLGFVANNYSSKYNGTNCVYRSLPAMGLGILGVFLVFINQVIVAAYASGWCLCLCCCCPCWTKRRRMAPTPSKWNPV from the exons ATGGCTGCTTCAGACCATCCTTCCGAGCCTCGGCAAGCTGGACGGGTGGATTCGCCAAGCAGGGCCCTCTGCCGAGGTGGAGGGGCTGAGGGACGAGATCGAGCAAGTCGACGGGGTCGTCTCTGCCGTGAACGACAGGGCGGCCCGAAACAGGTGGGTGGCCAGATCCCTCGCAGCCCTCAAGCAGCTGCTCTACCACGCCGACGACACGGTCGACTAGCTCGACTGGTACAGGTTTCAGCAGGAGCTCCACGTCCACGGAG tgtagGCCCATGGCATTGGCACCATCCCAACGAAATTGATGGACCAAGTAACCAGCTGCCAAGTTCTTCAAG TTCATccagaagaaaaaggagaaggggcAACATGGAGAAAGACGCGGTGCTGGTGTGCATGGTCCTGGGTTTTCTAGGCTCCGTCGCGGTCACCCTCGGCTTCGTCGCCAACAACTACAGCTCCAAG TACAACGGGACGAACTGCGTGTATCGGAGCCTGCCGGCGATGGGTCTCGGCATCCTGGGGGTGTTCCTGGTGTTCATCAACCAGGTCATCGTCGCCGCCTACGCCAGCGGCTGGTGCCTCTGCCTGTGTTGCTGCTGCCCCTGCTGGACCAAGCGCCGCCGGATGGCGCCAACACCGTCCAAGTGGAACCCAGTATAG
- the LOC123071067 gene encoding uncharacterized protein isoform X4, translating into MAASDHPSEPRQAGRVDSPSRALCRGGGAEGRDRASRRGRLCRERQGGPKQVGGQIPRSPQAAALPRRRHGRLARLVQVSAGAPRPRSVGPWHWHHPNEIDGPSNQLPSSSRRKRRRGNMEKDAVLVCMVLGFLGSVAVTLGFVANNYSSKYNGTNCVYRSLPAMGLGILGVFLVFINQVIVAAYASGWCLCLCCCCPCWTKRRRMAPTPSKWNPV; encoded by the exons ATGGCTGCTTCAGACCATCCTTCCGAGCCTCGGCAAGCTGGACGGGTGGATTCGCCAAGCAGGGCCCTCTGCCGAGGTGGAGGGGCTGAGGGACGAGATCGAGCAAGTCGACGGGGTCGTCTCTGCCGTGAACGACAGGGCGGCCCGAAACAGGTGGGTGGCCAGATCCCTCGCAGCCCTCAAGCAGCTGCTCTACCACGCCGACGACACGGTCGACTAGCTCGACTGGTACAGGTTTCAGCAGGAGCTCCACGTCCACGGAG tgtagGCCCATGGCATTGGCACCATCCCAACGAAATTGATGGACCAAGTAACCAGCTGCCAAGTTCTTCAAG aagaaaaaggagaaggggcAACATGGAGAAAGACGCGGTGCTGGTGTGCATGGTCCTGGGTTTTCTAGGCTCCGTCGCGGTCACCCTCGGCTTCGTCGCCAACAACTACAGCTCCAAG TACAACGGGACGAACTGCGTGTATCGGAGCCTGCCGGCGATGGGTCTCGGCATCCTGGGGGTGTTCCTGGTGTTCATCAACCAGGTCATCGTCGCCGCCTACGCCAGCGGCTGGTGCCTCTGCCTGTGTTGCTGCTGCCCCTGCTGGACCAAGCGCCGCCGGATGGCGCCAACACCGTCCAAGTGGAACCCAGTATAG
- the LOC123071067 gene encoding uncharacterized protein isoform X5: MAASDHPSEPRQAGRVDSPSRALCRGGGAEGRDRASRRGRLCRERQGGPKQVGGQIPRSPQAAALPRRRHGRLARLVQVSAGAPRPRSVGPWHWHHPNEIDGPSNQLPSSSRKRRRGNMEKDAVLVCMVLGFLGSVAVTLGFVANNYSSKYNGTNCVYRSLPAMGLGILGVFLVFINQVIVAAYASGWCLCLCCCCPCWTKRRRMAPTPSKWNPV, translated from the exons ATGGCTGCTTCAGACCATCCTTCCGAGCCTCGGCAAGCTGGACGGGTGGATTCGCCAAGCAGGGCCCTCTGCCGAGGTGGAGGGGCTGAGGGACGAGATCGAGCAAGTCGACGGGGTCGTCTCTGCCGTGAACGACAGGGCGGCCCGAAACAGGTGGGTGGCCAGATCCCTCGCAGCCCTCAAGCAGCTGCTCTACCACGCCGACGACACGGTCGACTAGCTCGACTGGTACAGGTTTCAGCAGGAGCTCCACGTCCACGGAG tgtagGCCCATGGCATTGGCACCATCCCAACGAAATTGATGGACCAAGTAACCAGCTGCCAAGTTCTTCAAG aaaaaggagaaggggcAACATGGAGAAAGACGCGGTGCTGGTGTGCATGGTCCTGGGTTTTCTAGGCTCCGTCGCGGTCACCCTCGGCTTCGTCGCCAACAACTACAGCTCCAAG TACAACGGGACGAACTGCGTGTATCGGAGCCTGCCGGCGATGGGTCTCGGCATCCTGGGGGTGTTCCTGGTGTTCATCAACCAGGTCATCGTCGCCGCCTACGCCAGCGGCTGGTGCCTCTGCCTGTGTTGCTGCTGCCCCTGCTGGACCAAGCGCCGCCGGATGGCGCCAACACCGTCCAAGTGGAACCCAGTATAG
- the LOC123071067 gene encoding uncharacterized protein isoform X1, whose translation MAASDHPSEPRQAGRVDSPSRALCRGGGAEGRDRASRRGRLCRERQGGPKQVGGQIPRSPQAAALPRRRHGRLARLVQVSAGAPRPRSVGPWHWHHPNEIDGPSNQLPSSSSSSRRKRRRGNMEKDAVLVCMVLGFLGSVAVTLGFVANNYSSKSVQYNGTNCVYRSLPAMGLGILGVFLVFINQVIVAAYASGWCLCLCCCCPCWTKRRRMAPTPSKWNPV comes from the exons ATGGCTGCTTCAGACCATCCTTCCGAGCCTCGGCAAGCTGGACGGGTGGATTCGCCAAGCAGGGCCCTCTGCCGAGGTGGAGGGGCTGAGGGACGAGATCGAGCAAGTCGACGGGGTCGTCTCTGCCGTGAACGACAGGGCGGCCCGAAACAGGTGGGTGGCCAGATCCCTCGCAGCCCTCAAGCAGCTGCTCTACCACGCCGACGACACGGTCGACTAGCTCGACTGGTACAGGTTTCAGCAGGAGCTCCACGTCCACGGAG tgtagGCCCATGGCATTGGCACCATCCCAACGAAATTGATGGACCAAGTAACCAGCTGCCAAGTTCTTCAAG TTCATccagaagaaaaaggagaaggggcAACATGGAGAAAGACGCGGTGCTGGTGTGCATGGTCCTGGGTTTTCTAGGCTCCGTCGCGGTCACCCTCGGCTTCGTCGCCAACAACTACAGCTCCAAG TCCGTGCAGTACAACGGGACGAACTGCGTGTATCGGAGCCTGCCGGCGATGGGTCTCGGCATCCTGGGGGTGTTCCTGGTGTTCATCAACCAGGTCATCGTCGCCGCCTACGCCAGCGGCTGGTGCCTCTGCCTGTGTTGCTGCTGCCCCTGCTGGACCAAGCGCCGCCGGATGGCGCCAACACCGTCCAAGTGGAACCCAGTATAG
- the LOC123071067 gene encoding uncharacterized protein isoform X3 — MAASDHPSEPRQAGRVDSPSRALCRGGGAEGRDRASRRGRLCRERQGGPKQVGGQIPRSPQAAALPRRRHGRLARLVQVSAGAPRPRSVGPWHWHHPNEIDGPSNQLPSSSRRKRRRGNMEKDAVLVCMVLGFLGSVAVTLGFVANNYSSKSVQYNGTNCVYRSLPAMGLGILGVFLVFINQVIVAAYASGWCLCLCCCCPCWTKRRRMAPTPSKWNPV; from the exons ATGGCTGCTTCAGACCATCCTTCCGAGCCTCGGCAAGCTGGACGGGTGGATTCGCCAAGCAGGGCCCTCTGCCGAGGTGGAGGGGCTGAGGGACGAGATCGAGCAAGTCGACGGGGTCGTCTCTGCCGTGAACGACAGGGCGGCCCGAAACAGGTGGGTGGCCAGATCCCTCGCAGCCCTCAAGCAGCTGCTCTACCACGCCGACGACACGGTCGACTAGCTCGACTGGTACAGGTTTCAGCAGGAGCTCCACGTCCACGGAG tgtagGCCCATGGCATTGGCACCATCCCAACGAAATTGATGGACCAAGTAACCAGCTGCCAAGTTCTTCAAG aagaaaaaggagaaggggcAACATGGAGAAAGACGCGGTGCTGGTGTGCATGGTCCTGGGTTTTCTAGGCTCCGTCGCGGTCACCCTCGGCTTCGTCGCCAACAACTACAGCTCCAAG TCCGTGCAGTACAACGGGACGAACTGCGTGTATCGGAGCCTGCCGGCGATGGGTCTCGGCATCCTGGGGGTGTTCCTGGTGTTCATCAACCAGGTCATCGTCGCCGCCTACGCCAGCGGCTGGTGCCTCTGCCTGTGTTGCTGCTGCCCCTGCTGGACCAAGCGCCGCCGGATGGCGCCAACACCGTCCAAGTGGAACCCAGTATAG